One Halobacterium sp. DL1 DNA window includes the following coding sequences:
- a CDS encoding diguanylate cyclase, whose amino-acid sequence MLTDTPGIHHVTGLVEQAQRNVDFYVGVLGLRLVKRTVNQEDMLRHHLFYGNGTADPGTVLTCFPYPNEVPGRVGKPQIAAVAFVVPEGSLSFWRDRLEANGVDVEGPSRRFGDRLLRFQDPDGTNVELVEGDAPVEPWHQSDVPAAYAIRCVHSVTALPTNPYTTGALLETLGFDLVGEEATDSGTRIRYEAGGDHATVVDVLDEPAGFGREGTGSIQHVAVRVASVEELYEWHALFRERGDDVSRVRDRYFFHSLYVREDGGILFELATESPGLTVDEDVSELGESLALPDRFAEDRELIESQLPPLERPEEGASG is encoded by the coding sequence ATGCTCACCGACACGCCCGGCATCCACCACGTCACCGGTCTCGTCGAGCAGGCCCAGCGGAACGTCGACTTCTACGTGGGCGTGCTCGGCCTCCGCCTGGTCAAGCGCACGGTCAACCAGGAGGACATGCTCCGCCACCACCTGTTCTACGGCAACGGCACAGCCGACCCGGGGACCGTGCTGACCTGCTTCCCGTATCCGAACGAGGTGCCGGGCCGCGTCGGCAAACCCCAGATTGCCGCCGTGGCGTTCGTCGTCCCGGAGGGGTCGCTGTCGTTCTGGCGGGACCGCCTCGAAGCGAACGGCGTGGACGTCGAGGGACCAAGTCGGCGGTTCGGAGACCGACTGCTCCGCTTCCAGGACCCGGACGGCACGAACGTTGAACTCGTCGAGGGTGACGCCCCAGTCGAACCGTGGCACCAGAGCGACGTCCCGGCGGCGTACGCGATACGCTGCGTCCACAGCGTCACCGCGCTCCCGACGAACCCGTACACCACAGGCGCGCTCCTGGAGACGCTGGGGTTCGACCTCGTCGGCGAGGAAGCGACCGACAGCGGGACCCGCATCCGCTACGAGGCGGGCGGCGACCACGCGACCGTGGTGGACGTCCTCGACGAACCGGCGGGGTTCGGCCGCGAGGGCACGGGCTCCATCCAGCACGTCGCTGTGCGCGTCGCGAGCGTCGAGGAACTGTACGAGTGGCACGCCCTCTTCCGGGAGCGAGGGGACGACGTCTCGCGCGTCCGCGACCGCTACTTCTTCCACTCCCTGTACGTCCGGGAGGACGGCGGCATCCTCTTCGAACTCGCGACCGAATCGCCCGGACTGACTGTCGACGAGGACGTCAGCGAACTGGGCGAGTCACTCGCGCTCCCCGACCGGTTCGCGGAGGACCGCGAGCTGATCGAGAGCCAGTTGCCGCCCCTCGAACGGCCGGAGGAGGGCGCCAGTGGCTGA
- a CDS encoding lactoylglutathione lyase, with translation MADDSISVSADPPDSPFRTTGTDHITVWGSNAEETIAFYRDLLGMPLVLRQPNLDDPSQTHLFFDTGDGRILTVFVSDDRDSNRGRLRTQVGGVHHLSFSIAAEDFEDVMAALDDAGHGYNVFDRGIFFSLYTQDNNGLIIELSADKYDIPDDRRGEVLATAQRIREEDGSDFAEDEHMKAALEELGLDAEPNDLPDASTGVGY, from the coding sequence ATGGCAGACGACTCGATTTCCGTCAGCGCAGACCCGCCAGACAGCCCGTTCCGGACGACCGGCACCGACCACATCACCGTCTGGGGGAGCAACGCCGAGGAGACCATCGCGTTCTACCGCGACCTGCTGGGGATGCCCCTCGTGCTCCGCCAGCCGAACCTCGACGACCCCTCCCAGACCCACCTGTTCTTCGACACCGGCGACGGCCGCATCCTCACCGTCTTCGTCAGCGACGACCGGGACTCGAACCGCGGGCGCCTCCGCACCCAGGTCGGCGGCGTCCACCACCTCTCCTTCTCCATCGCGGCAGAGGACTTCGAGGACGTCATGGCGGCCCTCGACGACGCCGGCCACGGCTACAACGTCTTCGACCGGGGCATCTTCTTCTCGCTGTACACCCAGGACAACAACGGCCTCATCATCGAACTCTCCGCAGACAAGTACGACATCCCCGACGACCGGCGGGGCGAAGTGCTGGCGACTGCCCAGCGCATCCGCGAGGAGGACGGCTCCGACTTCGCCGAGGACGAGCACATGAAGGCGGCGCTCGAGGAACTCGGCCTCGACGCCGAGCCGAACGACCTCCCGGACGCCTCGACCGGCGTCGGCTACTGA
- a CDS encoding phospholipase — MAEESDERSGTPDPHADQPVVTAGAPASVAEAVVVALHGRGATAQGIVNLAEPLYRHGVTFVAPEAERSRWFPHDAFGPLSRNEPHVSSALAAVDRVFDDVATWGVPTERVVLFGFSQGACLASEYAVRNPRRYGGVVALSGGLLGSSVASADDDGSLAGTPVFLGCGDSDEHVPVERVRETAAAFRAIDADVTERIYEGVGHAVTDDEFAVAGGLLERVLADDA, encoded by the coding sequence GTGGCTGAGGAGTCGGACGAGCGAAGCGGAACCCCGGACCCCCATGCCGACCAGCCGGTCGTCACGGCGGGCGCGCCGGCATCGGTCGCGGAGGCCGTCGTCGTGGCTCTCCACGGGCGTGGCGCGACGGCGCAGGGAATCGTCAATCTCGCGGAGCCGCTCTACCGCCACGGCGTGACGTTCGTCGCGCCGGAGGCAGAGCGTAGTCGGTGGTTCCCCCACGACGCGTTCGGCCCGCTGTCGCGCAACGAGCCCCACGTCTCGTCGGCGCTCGCGGCAGTTGACAGGGTGTTCGACGACGTCGCGACGTGGGGCGTGCCGACCGAGCGAGTGGTGCTGTTCGGGTTCTCGCAGGGCGCCTGCCTCGCCAGCGAGTACGCGGTGCGGAACCCGCGGCGCTACGGTGGGGTCGTCGCGCTGAGCGGGGGCCTGCTGGGTTCGTCGGTCGCCTCAGCGGACGACGACGGCAGCCTCGCCGGCACGCCAGTCTTCCTCGGCTGCGGCGACAGCGACGAGCACGTGCCGGTCGAGCGCGTTCGCGAGACGGCTGCCGCGTTCCGGGCCATCGACGCCGACGTCACCGAGCGCATCTACGAGGGGGTCGGCCACGCCGTCACCGACGACGAGTTCGCGGTCGCTGGGGGGCTGCTCGAACGGGTCCTCGCGGACGACGCGTAG